In Callospermophilus lateralis isolate mCalLat2 chromosome 19, mCalLat2.hap1, whole genome shotgun sequence, the following are encoded in one genomic region:
- the Cox19 gene encoding cytochrome c oxidase assembly protein COX19, which translates to MSTAMNFGAKSFQPRPPDKGSFPLDHFGECKSFKEKFMKCLRDNHFENALCRNESKEYLECRMERQLMAQEPLEKLGFGDLIDGKSEAKKKS; encoded by the exons ATGTCGACCGCCATGAACTTCGGGGCCAAGAGCTTCCAGCCGCGGCCACCGGACAAGGGAAGCTTCCCTCTGGATCACTTTG GTGAATGTAAAAGCTTTAAAGAGAAATTCATGAAGTGTCTCCGTGACAATCATTTTGAAAATGCTTTGTGCAGAAATGAATCAAAAGAATATTTAGAGTGCAGAATGGAAAGGCAA TTgatggcacaggaaccactggagAAACTGGGATTTGGTGACTTGATAGATGGAAAatcagaggcaaaaaaaaaatcttaa